One Vicia villosa cultivar HV-30 ecotype Madison, WI linkage group LG5, Vvil1.0, whole genome shotgun sequence genomic window, taaataatatcatgCATGAAATCCCTTAGACTCTCAAAttgaacaaaataatttaaacgaGATATtagataaaacaaaataaaccatATCAAACATGAAATCCCTTAAATTCTCAAATTGAacaaaataatttgaaattaatcaaaattattcaataaaaagtatataaaaaaagaattgaaattaatcaaaatgaacaaaatattaaaatttaaaaagagaAAAACTAGTGATTATGAAAGTGTGAAATGACAAACGGGTCACATGTGCAAGTTGAGAAATTTGTGAGTCAATGAGAAGGAGTCGTTCACACAAAATGAAAAGATAGAAATCGTGATTGAAGGAGAATAAAAGTATAATGAAAAATATGAGAATTGTGACTGTCCATGAATTATGGATAATGACAacgaaaaataaaaattcatcaaatgaaaatttaaacaaattcaaaaaaagtTGTTGAATTACGAAAGTATTCGATGAGAAAGAAAGAACTAATATtcaatgaaaagaagaaaaatataaaaaagaagaaTGATCGTAGTAATCTCTCAGAATCATAGTTTTGGCTAAATTCAatagtctaaaaataaaatgactGAAatgtaaatttataaaataagaattctaaaatataattaattaaatttaaaactaatatatcTAAGATAAAAAACAACTTAGATATTAAAGTTTGAAAGTTGACTTAGACATGTCATTTAATTATTTGTGCCATGTCATTAGGAGTATTTTACTCCAATTTATCAAGGGGTAGCCTAGGCCTCACCATtaactatatatatatgtatgatatttaaaaattttaattaataaaattataaatataatttgtaaTAAATATTAGGGTCTAgttaaaaatatatgttaatgTGAAAGTGTAAATAGTTGTTTTTTTACACTTACTTGAATAGTGAAGAAGAGAGGGACACCTCAGAGGCTCAGAGTAGTTGTTTGTCCTTGTGACCCGTGATATTCAGCAGTTTGTCTCTAATATTTAACGATAACTAACGTGTTAttaccaaaaatattatttaacaaCAAAATTGAACTTGTATTTAGCTGGCCACGATGCTATCAAAATTAAACAAAGTTGAACTTGTATTTAGCTGGCCACGATACTATCAAAATtaatggaattttccatttttaaaTAAACGTAGTTTGGACATACTAATAAGTCCAAAACAAAATATATGTTCACTGAAAAACATagaagaaaagataaaagatagtCCTAAACTTTTTCATATCTATAAATAAGTAACAAAGTCTCTACATTTTTAAAACTAGCAAGAGTAAGCTTTTGTGATAAACAGAAAAGATGTCTGGTCAACTTGAGCATGAGTCGGAGCTTGACGTGCCAGCAAGTGAAGCATGGGAACTCTTTGGAACACTTGGTATTGCAAAACTCGCTGGAGAAGAGATGCCTGAATTGTTTCAGAAAGTGGAAGTAGTTGAAGGAGATGGAGGAGTTGGGACTATTCTCAAACTCACATTCACACCAGGTTTTTTATATTCTTATTTATAGTTCTTGTGTGTTTATTttccaacaaaaataaaattgattgttTTGGTTGGAGTTTGATCAGGTATACCTGGGCCAGCAAGTTACAAAGAGAAGTTTACCAAAGTTGATAATGAGAAACTCATCAAAGAAGCTGAGGTAGTTGAAGGTGGATACTTGGATTTTGGATTCACACTATTTAGAGCTCGTTTTCAAGTTATAGAGAAAGGTGAAGATTCGAGTATAATCAAATCTACAATAGAGTATGAAGCCAAAGATGCAGCTAATGCTTCACTTGTTTCAATTGAGCCATTCGCAAAAATTGTACAAGTTGCTAAGAATTATCTCGGAAGAAACAAGGATGCAAAGGAAGCAAAGTAGTAATTATCTGCTTCACTTTATTTACAccaccaaataaaaaaaaaatacagtagTATATATAAAAtgcaattttcaaaattttaaatgatTTCCTCTTTGTAATTTACATATGAAAGTATCATTCCCCCAATAAACACatatcacttttttattaataaaatgagCAAGATTGTGTTTGGACCCGACACAACAATGTATTCAAACTCATTatcaaaatgaaattaaaaaagtgCATCCAAACTATCACCCTAACACCCatccaaacaaagtctaaaactTGTCAATGgtcaattttatataaatttgcaTATTAAAAGTGTTCTCATTAAGAGATGAGACCCatccaaacaaagtctaaaactTGTCAAtggtaaattttatataaatttgcaTATTAAAAGTGTTCTCATTAAGAGATGAGATAGACCTTACTCAATGTATGTTATGAACAATTACTCAAGTTTTAAAGTTATTAGGATTAAGTAAATTTTGTTGGCCTTGTGTGTTACCAACACCAGCGAGCGGCCCAGCAGAGTAAGAAGAAGTCCAATCTGGCCGAAAGACTACTATAATTAATGGgccttatttctttttatttacaAGTAAATTTTTCTTGTTTTGTGTTTTAGGCCCAAGTCTCTTTAAACTATCTAAAAACCCTAGTATTTATAGTTGTAATGTGTGGtagttgaagaaaagaaaaaaaattatgttttaaatttgttttacgtTTTTTCCTCCCTAGTTTGTAGATCTGATCGTTAATTCTTGTTCATTAATCAACCTTGGTAACATTGGTGCTTTCAATGAGAGTTGAACTCATGGCTCCTCCTAAACCAACTAATCCATCAGCACGTGAAATTGTTAAAGAAGCTGTCAACACAGCCGTTCAAACTTCTCAACTCCACATAAACAACGCTCTTCAAGAAACCCAACAACAGCTTGATGAAAGGTTCCACAAATCTACCATGGATTTGCAGCAACACATTGGACAGCTTCATACACGTTTAGATAATGAGAATCAAGCAGCTAACTCAAGGTATGAttcctgtaatacggtgggagaactggctttttgaaaatgttgcggatagcaagagtcgccaccgacctttattttatccaatatatagaaaggctaaaagaacaggaaaataccttttaaaaagattttgagttcggggggtaggttatacaaagggaaggtttaaagcaccctttgtatccatggttatccatgggctcttaattgcttaactcacttgttttcaaaaagagtttgaagtgtagtgtgtgaatagtaaaaactttgtttaaggactttaccttgtaaataagcgtagccttgtttgaaagtattttgaaaagagagtgtgaaaaagttttgagtttaaataagagcaagcaattaagagtacctaccctaagtttgaagaGTCTGTTCTTTTAGTTTTTCAAGGtgaaggggctatccataccataagagggtaggaagtcctttcattggattttgaagggtcatcgagattatcgttcgccacagaCTGTCTcttccataaagagggcaggtagtctttagggaaggatagaatagtcatttgggcaacaggcgaggataccttagcaatgggacaatcaccatttaccgaggcaacttcgagggacaaaattgatgatgataatgaactgagggcaacatttgttttgctttaggtatcctcggaatcgagggacttgactatttgatcgtaaTTAAAGGCAGTAGGAaacaaggcaataggcaacaaaagaggttaccctaaaggtgtatgtgttgcacaatcaggtgattcaattcagttatattattttgtaattagtgagctatgttaattaacaggcttgcactccctaagattactaaccacgcatttaatataagcaaaaattaaaggcagaaattaaaagtcctacgctattacaataaacacatgtgggcagaaaaataaaggcggaaaagaAAACCTAagttattacaataaaaccctgagggtaacagaaaataaaggaaaaaaggtagaaaacttttaacaaggctttggggcagatacattatttgacaaatgataataaaaataaaggcaaaccccaaatgggggaacaagttaaccacagttaatagaataaataaggcaaggcaaatggtataaggcaaacaaaaagttttgaaaaagagggtaaaccctgattttctAGAAAAGGTTTTTAAAGAAAGAAagcaaaaagaaaaggttttttgaaaacaaggctaacaaacctaaaattatattattaatctaaaaatctaaattaaaactaaattatattattaatctaaaaacctaaattaagactaaattatattattaatctaatTCTAAATCAATTACCTAATTacctaattaatttataattactaagttaaattaattctaatcaaattactaaattaaataaattgaaaaatattaagTGAAACCCCTAATTCtaattggttgattttaattaattaaaaaatagtaataataaaaataagttagTGGAAGAAACTAAAAAGAAAGGAGAAAATAAATGGACCTGGGCTACAAACCAAAGGGGGTGTGAAGAACATAATGCTAGGCCCATTAGGAGGAGAGACCCAGCGTTTGTGATCCTGTGTGGGTGACCTTTGCAGCCTCATGGTGCACCTGCCATCCAAGAACGTCAGATCCAGCATTGGAGAGTAACGATGGTTGAGATCTGAGGGCGTATGGAGGACTTGCGTTGGTTGCGCGCGTTGGATTTGAAGATAAGacgaagttaaaaaaataaactaCCTAGACCAGACTCGAACCCAAGTCTTCTAGGTTGTCACCCTGCATTCTTGCCAATTGTTCTGCGTCAGTCAATTGTAAAGGAAACAAACTCAAACATAGAAATATAAAACCTGAATGAAAatctaaaaaatcaaaacacaattcaAAGTGGGCCCCTGTATCGTAAGTGAGCCAGTAGAAAGGAGAGAGAGAATTGCTGGATATTTGACTGGCGAATCGTATTCCTTGGAAGTGCCACGCCACCACTTGGTTGAGTCAACGCAGCCACCGGCAACGGAGCAACCGTCTTATCCGACGAGCCATGGACGTAAAACCTACAAAAGCGCATGAAAAACAAAAAACGAAACGTCCAGGTCACCTTAAAATGTCCTCCTGATCACGGATCCGAGGTCCTTTTGGCCTGAATCCCCCAGGAAACAAGGATACGAAGAACAAGGACCTTGGAGCCCTAACAATGGCTTCTCCCTATTCCTGCGTGCATGCTTCAAACAAAAGGATCTAAACACCTCCAAGAACGATGTTAAGCATGTATGAATGCATCAAATCTATTTATATCACAAGAATTAAGACTTTGAAAGTCAGAAAAGTTGCAAACCGTGAGTTGGTTGGAGAGATGATTCTGGGATGCTTCGGCCTTCACCAATGATTGAAACGTGTTGCTGAGAGCCTCAAGAAATTGAATGAATGGCTGGAAAGAGTTGAAACTTGATGGAGAATAAACTATTACATGCCCTAGTTTTCTTGAGTTTTTTGCAACTTGAAAACCCtatttttctctcaatttttgtgCTCTTTGCTTCTGAGTCTGAAGTATATATATAAGGGATCCTTTTTAGGTTAAAAGTTTAAGGAAAGAATGGACTAATTTGTGAGAAGAAGATTGATTGGAAATTtcttcaaatatttctatttttgttcAAATCTTTTTCCAATCATGTCTTTCACGAAATTAGATCCATATTTCCCTTATTAATTGAttagaattgattaaaaaatcaaatctcacattaaaactaattttcaatattttataatgatttagttgtattttaatgaattaaaatttaaataaacaaaataaatattataaaaataaagtaattagTTTAGGGATGCTCATAAAGCCCATGGACACGTTTGGCATCCAtattttaggcccattagtccaaaaacacaaaattatgcaattagggttttgtgttttcttgaaaatcgaccaacttctgagcctcatatctccttcaatatttCTCATATGAacatgttcttggactttttgaaAAGCCCAAGATttcctctacaatccactttggaaccttttttgcatttggagattttatcttggagatatggctcttgacaaaaaaactgctttttgcgagctcatagaaggacctgtaatgtattggctcatatctctcaaatggtgcatttcttgacgttggacccaacatcaaagttgtaaagaatcaaatttccttgagaatgagctttggttggggaatttctgagaaagtatgagagatatgatcagtcaaagttggattgactttcttcttaaaaccctaatttaacaacttgtccttttgtggatttttgatcttttcttgatgaatcatgatcaacatttgatcaaatgatgaatctaacattataatgttgatgttgaccaaaaattaggaattttgactgttatttgaccacagttgacttttaggtcaaactagtcgactgttgaccatttgagctgttgactgagcaatcttaggattcagatcttgaaacttgaggtgaggatcctttgaatcatatgataggccatggagcccacttgaggtatcagaaactgattttactttgagaagatcaaaaccctagtttgagggttgttgtttaggagaatgTGCATCCAATTAAGTCTTGAGCTTTTGATACTTGGATGAGTTTTGT contains:
- the LOC131607196 gene encoding norbelladine synthase-like, with translation MSGQLEHESELDVPASEAWELFGTLGIAKLAGEEMPELFQKVEVVEGDGGVGTILKLTFTPGIPGPASYKEKFTKVDNEKLIKEAEVVEGGYLDFGFTLFRARFQVIEKGEDSSIIKSTIEYEAKDAANASLVSIEPFAKIVQVAKNYLGRNKDAKEAK